One stretch of Cygnus olor isolate bCygOlo1 chromosome 1, bCygOlo1.pri.v2, whole genome shotgun sequence DNA includes these proteins:
- the LCMT2 gene encoding tRNA wybutosine-synthesizing protein 4 isoform X1 produces MCGPAAPPRWARVSLGRGGEAPESVRSASAVSLSRQVQGTGGSSAISKCSAAERGYIEDRFLPLLAGRRRRRAPLVHRGYYIRARAVDHCVQDFLLKTQSYPRTQILSLGAGFDSLYFRLKDMGLLHHTVMYEVDFPNVACQKAALIKTAKELSALVGDTEGEQLGVTTTFSGEDYKLLGVDLSELSKLSTALKEAGLDNEVPTLFIAEVVLTYMENSRSDALIQWAAEHFSQACFLLYEQMHPEDPFGRVMQQHFSQLNSALHSLSQYPDCEAQQRRFFEKGWTECSVMDMNEFFTCCTPENEQQRVQALEPFDEYEEWHLKCSHYFVLTASKGMEPSWTPFLSSMTVPHHHGPVRMVGSINALVCEVHSETSGLRRYGHHSALIKPNVILTTGGFGEENGQHCRMRNFHVLIKHAGYWKAGCVKKENPDKRWDERLYHTVSCLSSSLALVVGGRTSPYAALGMLWLKFPKTCNDLDPNDITVELVSLQPAAEPFALRWRHSTTEVIFKGEKYLFMYGGRSPAQPVLGDWYFLHTPEISCTVIPVEGPVPEGRHSHSACSWKGGVLIAGGLGAAEQPLGSVFFLREAEHGFQWQTVETHPPLIPRYSHTAHVHDGKLLLVGGVWLHSFSVPGITVIDLITGLCLDYAINVEHLEWPLMLHNHSSVFLPNEKELLLIGGGGNCFSFGTHLNPKPISLSLRNILTSH; encoded by the exons ATgtgcggccccgccgccccgccccggtGGGCCCGGGTGTCTCTTGGCCGTGGCGGGGAAGCGCCCGAGTCTGTCAGAAGCGCTAGCGCGGTGTCCTTGTCCCGGCAGGTGCAGGGCACCGGCGGCAGCAGCGCCATCAGCAAGTGCtcggcggcggagcggggctaCATCGAGGACCGGTTCCTGCCGCTCctggcggggcggcggcggcggcgtgcGCCGCTTGTCCACCG GGGTTATTATATCCGTGCCCGTGCTGTAGATCACTGTGTTCAAGACTTTCTGCTGAAGACCCAAAGCTATCCTAGGACACAG ATCCTGTCTTTAGGTGCTGGCTTTGACTCCTTGTACTTCCGTTTGAAAGACATGGGTCTTCTGCATCACACTGTGATGTATGAGGTGGATTTCCCAAATGTGGCATGCCAGAAAGCTGCTCTGatcaaaacagcaaaagagtTATCAGCACTTGTGGGAGATACTGAAGGGGAACAATTAG GAGTCACTACCACCTTTTCTGGAGAAGATTATAAATTACTGGGAGTGGATTTATCAGAGTTGTCTAAGCTGAGTACAGCCCTAAAAGAAGCAGGACTGGACAATGAAGTCCCCACCCTTTTCATAGCAGAGGTGGTGCTCACTTATATGGAAAACAGCAG GTCAGATGCCTTGATTCAGTGGGCAGCAGAGCATTTCTCTCAGGCATGCTTTCTGCTGTATGAGCAGATGCACCCTGAGGACCCCTTTGGACGTGTCATGCAGCAGCATTTTAGCCAGCTGAACTCTGCACTTCATTCTTTGTCACAATACCCTGATTGTGAGGCTCAGCAGAGGCgcttttttgaaaaa GGCTGGACTGAGTGCAGTGTCATGGATATGAATGAGTTTTTCACCTGTTGTACTCcagaaaatgaacaacaaaGAGTGCAGGCTCTGGAGCCTTTTGATGAATATGAG GAATGGCATCTGAAATGTTCTCACTACTTTGTCTTGACTGCATCAAAGGGGATGGAACCTTCCTGGACTCCATTTTTATCCAGTATGACAG TTCCTCATCATCATGGTCCTGTCAGGATGGTTGGGAGTATCAATGCATTGGTGTGTGAAGTGCACTCTGAAACTTCTGGCTTGAGACGTTACGGTCACCACTCTGCTCTTATCAAACCCAATGTAATTCTAACCACTGGAGGCTTTGGGGAGGAGAATGGACAGCACTGTCGAATGAGAAATTTTCATGTGCTAATTAAGCATGCAGGCTACTGGAAGGCTGGAtgtgtgaaaaaggaaaatcccGATAAAAGATGGG ATGAGCGATTGTACCATACTGTGTCATGTCTCTCAAGCAGTCTGGCCCTGGTGGTAGGAGGACGAACATCCCCATATGCAGCTTTGGGAATGCTGTGGCTAAAGTTCCCCAAAACCTGTAATGACTTGGATCCAAATGACATTACAGTGGAGCTTGTAagtctgcagcctgctgctgaacCATTTGCTTTGCGCTGGAGACACAGTACAACTGAAGTAATATTCAAAG gtGAGAAGTACCTCTTTATGTATGGAGGCCGCTCTCCTGCACAGCCAGTGCTAGGAGATTGGTATTTCCTGCACACTCCAGAAATTTCCTGCACTGTG ATTCCTGTTGAGGGTCCAGTACCAGAAGGCCGTCACTCTCACAGTGCCTGTAGTTGGAAAGGAGGAGTGCTAATTGCAGGAGGTCTGGGAGCAGCTGAGCAGCCCTTAggttcagttttctttctgagggAGGCTGAACACGGCTTTCAGTGGCAGACAGTAGAGACACACCCTCCTCTCATCCCAAG GTATTCACATACTGCTCACGTGCATGATGGAAAACTTCTGCTTGTTGGCGGAGTGTGGCTTCACTCATTCTCTGTGCCAGGCATCACTGTCATTGACTTAATAACTGGTCTCTGCTTGGACTACGCAATTAATGTG gagCATTTGGAGTGGCCATTAATGCTGCATAATCATAGTAGTGTTTTTCTGCCAAATGAAAAGGAGTTGTTGCttattggtggtggtgggaacTGCTTCTCCTTTGGGACACACCTGAACCCAAAGCCCATCTCACTGAGCCTCAGAAATATTCTGACCAGCCACTAA
- the LCMT2 gene encoding tRNA wybutosine-synthesizing protein 4 isoform X5, which yields MCGPAAPPRWARVSLGRGGEAPESVRSASAVSLSRQVQGTGGSSAISKCSAAERGYIEDRFLPLLAGRRRRRAPLVHRGYYIRARAVDHCVQDFLLKTQSYPRTQILSLGAGFDSLYFRLKDMGLLHHTVMYEVDFPNVACQKAALIKTAKELSALVGDTEGEQLGVTTTFSGEDYKLLGVDLSELSKLSTALKEAGLDNEVPTLFIAEVVLTYMENSRSDALIQWAAEHFSQACFLLYEQMHPEDPFGRVMQQHFSQLNSALHSLSQYPDCEAQQRRFFEKGWTECSVMDMNEFFTCCTPENEQQRVQALEPFDEYEEWHLKCSHYFVLTASKGMEPSWTPFLSSMTVPHHHGPVRMVGSINALVCEVHSETSGLRRYGHHSALIKPNVILTTGGFGEENGQHCRMRNFHVLIKHAGYWKAGCVKKENPDKRWDERLYHTVSCLSSSLALVVGGRTSPYAALGMLWLKFPKTCNDLDPNDITVELVSLQPAAEPFALRWRHSTTEVIFKGEKYLFMYGGRSPAQPVLGDWYFLHTPEISCTVLYLSYGRKERNIISHRRQNGKRGNLQAWTYVFLDSC from the exons ATgtgcggccccgccgccccgccccggtGGGCCCGGGTGTCTCTTGGCCGTGGCGGGGAAGCGCCCGAGTCTGTCAGAAGCGCTAGCGCGGTGTCCTTGTCCCGGCAGGTGCAGGGCACCGGCGGCAGCAGCGCCATCAGCAAGTGCtcggcggcggagcggggctaCATCGAGGACCGGTTCCTGCCGCTCctggcggggcggcggcggcggcgtgcGCCGCTTGTCCACCG GGGTTATTATATCCGTGCCCGTGCTGTAGATCACTGTGTTCAAGACTTTCTGCTGAAGACCCAAAGCTATCCTAGGACACAG ATCCTGTCTTTAGGTGCTGGCTTTGACTCCTTGTACTTCCGTTTGAAAGACATGGGTCTTCTGCATCACACTGTGATGTATGAGGTGGATTTCCCAAATGTGGCATGCCAGAAAGCTGCTCTGatcaaaacagcaaaagagtTATCAGCACTTGTGGGAGATACTGAAGGGGAACAATTAG GAGTCACTACCACCTTTTCTGGAGAAGATTATAAATTACTGGGAGTGGATTTATCAGAGTTGTCTAAGCTGAGTACAGCCCTAAAAGAAGCAGGACTGGACAATGAAGTCCCCACCCTTTTCATAGCAGAGGTGGTGCTCACTTATATGGAAAACAGCAG GTCAGATGCCTTGATTCAGTGGGCAGCAGAGCATTTCTCTCAGGCATGCTTTCTGCTGTATGAGCAGATGCACCCTGAGGACCCCTTTGGACGTGTCATGCAGCAGCATTTTAGCCAGCTGAACTCTGCACTTCATTCTTTGTCACAATACCCTGATTGTGAGGCTCAGCAGAGGCgcttttttgaaaaa GGCTGGACTGAGTGCAGTGTCATGGATATGAATGAGTTTTTCACCTGTTGTACTCcagaaaatgaacaacaaaGAGTGCAGGCTCTGGAGCCTTTTGATGAATATGAG GAATGGCATCTGAAATGTTCTCACTACTTTGTCTTGACTGCATCAAAGGGGATGGAACCTTCCTGGACTCCATTTTTATCCAGTATGACAG TTCCTCATCATCATGGTCCTGTCAGGATGGTTGGGAGTATCAATGCATTGGTGTGTGAAGTGCACTCTGAAACTTCTGGCTTGAGACGTTACGGTCACCACTCTGCTCTTATCAAACCCAATGTAATTCTAACCACTGGAGGCTTTGGGGAGGAGAATGGACAGCACTGTCGAATGAGAAATTTTCATGTGCTAATTAAGCATGCAGGCTACTGGAAGGCTGGAtgtgtgaaaaaggaaaatcccGATAAAAGATGGG ATGAGCGATTGTACCATACTGTGTCATGTCTCTCAAGCAGTCTGGCCCTGGTGGTAGGAGGACGAACATCCCCATATGCAGCTTTGGGAATGCTGTGGCTAAAGTTCCCCAAAACCTGTAATGACTTGGATCCAAATGACATTACAGTGGAGCTTGTAagtctgcagcctgctgctgaacCATTTGCTTTGCGCTGGAGACACAGTACAACTGAAGTAATATTCAAAG gtGAGAAGTACCTCTTTATGTATGGAGGCCGCTCTCCTGCACAGCCAGTGCTAGGAGATTGGTATTTCCTGCACACTCCAGAAATTTCCTGCACTGTG ctgtacCTATCCTatggcaggaaggaaaggaataTTATATCCCACAGAAGACAGAATGGGAAGAGAGGCAACCTTCAGGCTTGGACTTATGTTTTCTTAGATTCCTGTTGA
- the LCMT2 gene encoding tRNA wybutosine-synthesizing protein 4 isoform X2, with the protein MPAGAGGMGRGRPGAPRDAAVQGTGGSSAISKCSAAERGYIEDRFLPLLAGRRRRRAPLVHRGYYIRARAVDHCVQDFLLKTQSYPRTQILSLGAGFDSLYFRLKDMGLLHHTVMYEVDFPNVACQKAALIKTAKELSALVGDTEGEQLGVTTTFSGEDYKLLGVDLSELSKLSTALKEAGLDNEVPTLFIAEVVLTYMENSRSDALIQWAAEHFSQACFLLYEQMHPEDPFGRVMQQHFSQLNSALHSLSQYPDCEAQQRRFFEKGWTECSVMDMNEFFTCCTPENEQQRVQALEPFDEYEEWHLKCSHYFVLTASKGMEPSWTPFLSSMTVPHHHGPVRMVGSINALVCEVHSETSGLRRYGHHSALIKPNVILTTGGFGEENGQHCRMRNFHVLIKHAGYWKAGCVKKENPDKRWDERLYHTVSCLSSSLALVVGGRTSPYAALGMLWLKFPKTCNDLDPNDITVELVSLQPAAEPFALRWRHSTTEVIFKGEKYLFMYGGRSPAQPVLGDWYFLHTPEISCTVIPVEGPVPEGRHSHSACSWKGGVLIAGGLGAAEQPLGSVFFLREAEHGFQWQTVETHPPLIPRYSHTAHVHDGKLLLVGGVWLHSFSVPGITVIDLITGLCLDYAINVEHLEWPLMLHNHSSVFLPNEKELLLIGGGGNCFSFGTHLNPKPISLSLRNILTSH; encoded by the exons ATGCCGGCCGGTGCGGGCGGGATGGGCCGCGGGCGCCCGGGCGCCCCGCGCGACGCCGCC GTGCAGGGCACCGGCGGCAGCAGCGCCATCAGCAAGTGCtcggcggcggagcggggctaCATCGAGGACCGGTTCCTGCCGCTCctggcggggcggcggcggcggcgtgcGCCGCTTGTCCACCG GGGTTATTATATCCGTGCCCGTGCTGTAGATCACTGTGTTCAAGACTTTCTGCTGAAGACCCAAAGCTATCCTAGGACACAG ATCCTGTCTTTAGGTGCTGGCTTTGACTCCTTGTACTTCCGTTTGAAAGACATGGGTCTTCTGCATCACACTGTGATGTATGAGGTGGATTTCCCAAATGTGGCATGCCAGAAAGCTGCTCTGatcaaaacagcaaaagagtTATCAGCACTTGTGGGAGATACTGAAGGGGAACAATTAG GAGTCACTACCACCTTTTCTGGAGAAGATTATAAATTACTGGGAGTGGATTTATCAGAGTTGTCTAAGCTGAGTACAGCCCTAAAAGAAGCAGGACTGGACAATGAAGTCCCCACCCTTTTCATAGCAGAGGTGGTGCTCACTTATATGGAAAACAGCAG GTCAGATGCCTTGATTCAGTGGGCAGCAGAGCATTTCTCTCAGGCATGCTTTCTGCTGTATGAGCAGATGCACCCTGAGGACCCCTTTGGACGTGTCATGCAGCAGCATTTTAGCCAGCTGAACTCTGCACTTCATTCTTTGTCACAATACCCTGATTGTGAGGCTCAGCAGAGGCgcttttttgaaaaa GGCTGGACTGAGTGCAGTGTCATGGATATGAATGAGTTTTTCACCTGTTGTACTCcagaaaatgaacaacaaaGAGTGCAGGCTCTGGAGCCTTTTGATGAATATGAG GAATGGCATCTGAAATGTTCTCACTACTTTGTCTTGACTGCATCAAAGGGGATGGAACCTTCCTGGACTCCATTTTTATCCAGTATGACAG TTCCTCATCATCATGGTCCTGTCAGGATGGTTGGGAGTATCAATGCATTGGTGTGTGAAGTGCACTCTGAAACTTCTGGCTTGAGACGTTACGGTCACCACTCTGCTCTTATCAAACCCAATGTAATTCTAACCACTGGAGGCTTTGGGGAGGAGAATGGACAGCACTGTCGAATGAGAAATTTTCATGTGCTAATTAAGCATGCAGGCTACTGGAAGGCTGGAtgtgtgaaaaaggaaaatcccGATAAAAGATGGG ATGAGCGATTGTACCATACTGTGTCATGTCTCTCAAGCAGTCTGGCCCTGGTGGTAGGAGGACGAACATCCCCATATGCAGCTTTGGGAATGCTGTGGCTAAAGTTCCCCAAAACCTGTAATGACTTGGATCCAAATGACATTACAGTGGAGCTTGTAagtctgcagcctgctgctgaacCATTTGCTTTGCGCTGGAGACACAGTACAACTGAAGTAATATTCAAAG gtGAGAAGTACCTCTTTATGTATGGAGGCCGCTCTCCTGCACAGCCAGTGCTAGGAGATTGGTATTTCCTGCACACTCCAGAAATTTCCTGCACTGTG ATTCCTGTTGAGGGTCCAGTACCAGAAGGCCGTCACTCTCACAGTGCCTGTAGTTGGAAAGGAGGAGTGCTAATTGCAGGAGGTCTGGGAGCAGCTGAGCAGCCCTTAggttcagttttctttctgagggAGGCTGAACACGGCTTTCAGTGGCAGACAGTAGAGACACACCCTCCTCTCATCCCAAG GTATTCACATACTGCTCACGTGCATGATGGAAAACTTCTGCTTGTTGGCGGAGTGTGGCTTCACTCATTCTCTGTGCCAGGCATCACTGTCATTGACTTAATAACTGGTCTCTGCTTGGACTACGCAATTAATGTG gagCATTTGGAGTGGCCATTAATGCTGCATAATCATAGTAGTGTTTTTCTGCCAAATGAAAAGGAGTTGTTGCttattggtggtggtgggaacTGCTTCTCCTTTGGGACACACCTGAACCCAAAGCCCATCTCACTGAGCCTCAGAAATATTCTGACCAGCCACTAA
- the LCMT2 gene encoding tRNA wybutosine-synthesizing protein 4 isoform X3, protein MCGPAAPPRWARVSLGRGGEAPESVRSASAVSLSRQVQGTGGSSAISKCSAAERGYIEDRFLPLLAGRRRRRAPLVHRGYYIRARAVDHCVQDFLLKTQSYPRTQILSLGAGFDSLYFRLKDMGLLHHTVMYEVDFPNVACQKAALIKTAKELSALVGDTEGEQLGVTTTFSGEDYKLLGVDLSELSKLSTALKEAGLDNEVPTLFIAEVVLTYMENSRSDALIQWAAEHFSQACFLLYEQMHPEDPFGRVMQQHFSQLNSALHSLSQYPDCEAQQRRFFEKEWHLKCSHYFVLTASKGMEPSWTPFLSSMTVPHHHGPVRMVGSINALVCEVHSETSGLRRYGHHSALIKPNVILTTGGFGEENGQHCRMRNFHVLIKHAGYWKAGCVKKENPDKRWDERLYHTVSCLSSSLALVVGGRTSPYAALGMLWLKFPKTCNDLDPNDITVELVSLQPAAEPFALRWRHSTTEVIFKGEKYLFMYGGRSPAQPVLGDWYFLHTPEISCTVIPVEGPVPEGRHSHSACSWKGGVLIAGGLGAAEQPLGSVFFLREAEHGFQWQTVETHPPLIPRYSHTAHVHDGKLLLVGGVWLHSFSVPGITVIDLITGLCLDYAINVEHLEWPLMLHNHSSVFLPNEKELLLIGGGGNCFSFGTHLNPKPISLSLRNILTSH, encoded by the exons ATgtgcggccccgccgccccgccccggtGGGCCCGGGTGTCTCTTGGCCGTGGCGGGGAAGCGCCCGAGTCTGTCAGAAGCGCTAGCGCGGTGTCCTTGTCCCGGCAGGTGCAGGGCACCGGCGGCAGCAGCGCCATCAGCAAGTGCtcggcggcggagcggggctaCATCGAGGACCGGTTCCTGCCGCTCctggcggggcggcggcggcggcgtgcGCCGCTTGTCCACCG GGGTTATTATATCCGTGCCCGTGCTGTAGATCACTGTGTTCAAGACTTTCTGCTGAAGACCCAAAGCTATCCTAGGACACAG ATCCTGTCTTTAGGTGCTGGCTTTGACTCCTTGTACTTCCGTTTGAAAGACATGGGTCTTCTGCATCACACTGTGATGTATGAGGTGGATTTCCCAAATGTGGCATGCCAGAAAGCTGCTCTGatcaaaacagcaaaagagtTATCAGCACTTGTGGGAGATACTGAAGGGGAACAATTAG GAGTCACTACCACCTTTTCTGGAGAAGATTATAAATTACTGGGAGTGGATTTATCAGAGTTGTCTAAGCTGAGTACAGCCCTAAAAGAAGCAGGACTGGACAATGAAGTCCCCACCCTTTTCATAGCAGAGGTGGTGCTCACTTATATGGAAAACAGCAG GTCAGATGCCTTGATTCAGTGGGCAGCAGAGCATTTCTCTCAGGCATGCTTTCTGCTGTATGAGCAGATGCACCCTGAGGACCCCTTTGGACGTGTCATGCAGCAGCATTTTAGCCAGCTGAACTCTGCACTTCATTCTTTGTCACAATACCCTGATTGTGAGGCTCAGCAGAGGCgcttttttgaaaaa GAATGGCATCTGAAATGTTCTCACTACTTTGTCTTGACTGCATCAAAGGGGATGGAACCTTCCTGGACTCCATTTTTATCCAGTATGACAG TTCCTCATCATCATGGTCCTGTCAGGATGGTTGGGAGTATCAATGCATTGGTGTGTGAAGTGCACTCTGAAACTTCTGGCTTGAGACGTTACGGTCACCACTCTGCTCTTATCAAACCCAATGTAATTCTAACCACTGGAGGCTTTGGGGAGGAGAATGGACAGCACTGTCGAATGAGAAATTTTCATGTGCTAATTAAGCATGCAGGCTACTGGAAGGCTGGAtgtgtgaaaaaggaaaatcccGATAAAAGATGGG ATGAGCGATTGTACCATACTGTGTCATGTCTCTCAAGCAGTCTGGCCCTGGTGGTAGGAGGACGAACATCCCCATATGCAGCTTTGGGAATGCTGTGGCTAAAGTTCCCCAAAACCTGTAATGACTTGGATCCAAATGACATTACAGTGGAGCTTGTAagtctgcagcctgctgctgaacCATTTGCTTTGCGCTGGAGACACAGTACAACTGAAGTAATATTCAAAG gtGAGAAGTACCTCTTTATGTATGGAGGCCGCTCTCCTGCACAGCCAGTGCTAGGAGATTGGTATTTCCTGCACACTCCAGAAATTTCCTGCACTGTG ATTCCTGTTGAGGGTCCAGTACCAGAAGGCCGTCACTCTCACAGTGCCTGTAGTTGGAAAGGAGGAGTGCTAATTGCAGGAGGTCTGGGAGCAGCTGAGCAGCCCTTAggttcagttttctttctgagggAGGCTGAACACGGCTTTCAGTGGCAGACAGTAGAGACACACCCTCCTCTCATCCCAAG GTATTCACATACTGCTCACGTGCATGATGGAAAACTTCTGCTTGTTGGCGGAGTGTGGCTTCACTCATTCTCTGTGCCAGGCATCACTGTCATTGACTTAATAACTGGTCTCTGCTTGGACTACGCAATTAATGTG gagCATTTGGAGTGGCCATTAATGCTGCATAATCATAGTAGTGTTTTTCTGCCAAATGAAAAGGAGTTGTTGCttattggtggtggtgggaacTGCTTCTCCTTTGGGACACACCTGAACCCAAAGCCCATCTCACTGAGCCTCAGAAATATTCTGACCAGCCACTAA
- the LCMT2 gene encoding tRNA wybutosine-synthesizing protein 4 isoform X4: MPAGAGGMGRGRPGAPRDAAVQGTGGSSAISKCSAAERGYIEDRFLPLLAGRRRRRAPLVHRGYYIRARAVDHCVQDFLLKTQSYPRTQILSLGAGFDSLYFRLKDMGLLHHTVMYEVDFPNVACQKAALIKTAKELSALVGDTEGEQLGVTTTFSGEDYKLLGVDLSELSKLSTALKEAGLDNEVPTLFIAEVVLTYMENSRSDALIQWAAEHFSQACFLLYEQMHPEDPFGRVMQQHFSQLNSALHSLSQYPDCEAQQRRFFEKEWHLKCSHYFVLTASKGMEPSWTPFLSSMTVPHHHGPVRMVGSINALVCEVHSETSGLRRYGHHSALIKPNVILTTGGFGEENGQHCRMRNFHVLIKHAGYWKAGCVKKENPDKRWDERLYHTVSCLSSSLALVVGGRTSPYAALGMLWLKFPKTCNDLDPNDITVELVSLQPAAEPFALRWRHSTTEVIFKGEKYLFMYGGRSPAQPVLGDWYFLHTPEISCTVIPVEGPVPEGRHSHSACSWKGGVLIAGGLGAAEQPLGSVFFLREAEHGFQWQTVETHPPLIPRYSHTAHVHDGKLLLVGGVWLHSFSVPGITVIDLITGLCLDYAINVEHLEWPLMLHNHSSVFLPNEKELLLIGGGGNCFSFGTHLNPKPISLSLRNILTSH, encoded by the exons ATGCCGGCCGGTGCGGGCGGGATGGGCCGCGGGCGCCCGGGCGCCCCGCGCGACGCCGCC GTGCAGGGCACCGGCGGCAGCAGCGCCATCAGCAAGTGCtcggcggcggagcggggctaCATCGAGGACCGGTTCCTGCCGCTCctggcggggcggcggcggcggcgtgcGCCGCTTGTCCACCG GGGTTATTATATCCGTGCCCGTGCTGTAGATCACTGTGTTCAAGACTTTCTGCTGAAGACCCAAAGCTATCCTAGGACACAG ATCCTGTCTTTAGGTGCTGGCTTTGACTCCTTGTACTTCCGTTTGAAAGACATGGGTCTTCTGCATCACACTGTGATGTATGAGGTGGATTTCCCAAATGTGGCATGCCAGAAAGCTGCTCTGatcaaaacagcaaaagagtTATCAGCACTTGTGGGAGATACTGAAGGGGAACAATTAG GAGTCACTACCACCTTTTCTGGAGAAGATTATAAATTACTGGGAGTGGATTTATCAGAGTTGTCTAAGCTGAGTACAGCCCTAAAAGAAGCAGGACTGGACAATGAAGTCCCCACCCTTTTCATAGCAGAGGTGGTGCTCACTTATATGGAAAACAGCAG GTCAGATGCCTTGATTCAGTGGGCAGCAGAGCATTTCTCTCAGGCATGCTTTCTGCTGTATGAGCAGATGCACCCTGAGGACCCCTTTGGACGTGTCATGCAGCAGCATTTTAGCCAGCTGAACTCTGCACTTCATTCTTTGTCACAATACCCTGATTGTGAGGCTCAGCAGAGGCgcttttttgaaaaa GAATGGCATCTGAAATGTTCTCACTACTTTGTCTTGACTGCATCAAAGGGGATGGAACCTTCCTGGACTCCATTTTTATCCAGTATGACAG TTCCTCATCATCATGGTCCTGTCAGGATGGTTGGGAGTATCAATGCATTGGTGTGTGAAGTGCACTCTGAAACTTCTGGCTTGAGACGTTACGGTCACCACTCTGCTCTTATCAAACCCAATGTAATTCTAACCACTGGAGGCTTTGGGGAGGAGAATGGACAGCACTGTCGAATGAGAAATTTTCATGTGCTAATTAAGCATGCAGGCTACTGGAAGGCTGGAtgtgtgaaaaaggaaaatcccGATAAAAGATGGG ATGAGCGATTGTACCATACTGTGTCATGTCTCTCAAGCAGTCTGGCCCTGGTGGTAGGAGGACGAACATCCCCATATGCAGCTTTGGGAATGCTGTGGCTAAAGTTCCCCAAAACCTGTAATGACTTGGATCCAAATGACATTACAGTGGAGCTTGTAagtctgcagcctgctgctgaacCATTTGCTTTGCGCTGGAGACACAGTACAACTGAAGTAATATTCAAAG gtGAGAAGTACCTCTTTATGTATGGAGGCCGCTCTCCTGCACAGCCAGTGCTAGGAGATTGGTATTTCCTGCACACTCCAGAAATTTCCTGCACTGTG ATTCCTGTTGAGGGTCCAGTACCAGAAGGCCGTCACTCTCACAGTGCCTGTAGTTGGAAAGGAGGAGTGCTAATTGCAGGAGGTCTGGGAGCAGCTGAGCAGCCCTTAggttcagttttctttctgagggAGGCTGAACACGGCTTTCAGTGGCAGACAGTAGAGACACACCCTCCTCTCATCCCAAG GTATTCACATACTGCTCACGTGCATGATGGAAAACTTCTGCTTGTTGGCGGAGTGTGGCTTCACTCATTCTCTGTGCCAGGCATCACTGTCATTGACTTAATAACTGGTCTCTGCTTGGACTACGCAATTAATGTG gagCATTTGGAGTGGCCATTAATGCTGCATAATCATAGTAGTGTTTTTCTGCCAAATGAAAAGGAGTTGTTGCttattggtggtggtgggaacTGCTTCTCCTTTGGGACACACCTGAACCCAAAGCCCATCTCACTGAGCCTCAGAAATATTCTGACCAGCCACTAA